A section of the Malus sylvestris chromosome 17, drMalSylv7.2, whole genome shotgun sequence genome encodes:
- the LOC126610542 gene encoding isocitrate dehydrogenase [NADP] → MLRARPRPSAVSCTAMMSSSSATSSAAMRSPRLSSSSSPRLFNGVPIGNRVSFAARFSRTSLRCFASSAGFDKVRVQNPIVEMDGDEMTRIIWKTIKDKLIFPYLDLDIKYYDLGILNRDATDDRVTVESAEAALKYNVAVKCATITPDETRVKEFGLKSMWRSPNGTIRNILDGTVFREPILCKNIPRIVPGWKKPICIGRHAFGDQYRATDTVIKGPGKLKMVFVPEGGDAPMELDVYNFKGPGVALSMYNVDESIRAFADSSMSLALSKKWPLYLSTKNTILKKYDGRFKDIFEEVYVEKWKQKFEENSIWYEHRLIDDMVAYALKSEGGYVWACKNYDGDVMSDLLAQGFGSLGLMTSVLLSSDGKTIEAEAAHGTVTRHFRLHQKGQETSTNSIASIFAWTRGLEHRAKLDKNDRLLDFVRKLEAACIETVEGGKMTKDLALLIHGPKVSREYYLNTEEFIDAVAKNVEKKLLEPVAV, encoded by the exons ATGCTAAGAGCGCGGCCGCGACCGAGCGCCGTGTCGTGCACTGCAATGATGTCGTCATCGTCGGCTACGTCGTCCGCGGCCATGAGAAGCCCCAGATTGTCCTCTTCTTCGTCCCCGAGGCTCTTCAATGGAGTTCCTATCGGGAACCGCGTCTCCTTCGCCGCCCGCTTCAGCCGCACTTCGCTGCGGTGCTTCGCTTCTTCCGCCGGCTTCGATAAAGTTCGGGTGCAGAATCCGATTGTCGAAATGGACG gtgatgaaatgacGAGGATCATATGGAAAACGATTAAAGACAAA CTTATTTTTCCCTATCTGGACTTGGATATAAAGTATTACGATTTGGGGATTTTGAACCGTGATGCTACCGATGACAGAGTTACAGTAGAGAGTGCTGAAGCCGCTCTTAA GTATAATGTTGCCGTGAAATGCGCTACAATTACTCCTG ATGAGACCAGAGTGAAGGAATTTGGGCTGAAATCAATGTGGAGGAGTCCCAATGGCACAATTAGAAACATTCTAGACG GTACTGTTTTCCGTGAACCTATCCTATGTAAAAACATCCCTAGAATAGTTCCTG GTTGGAAGAAACCCATATGTATTGGTAGGCATGCCTTTGGCGATCAGTATCGAGCCACTGATACGGTTATTAAAGGGCCAGGAAAACTTAAAATGGTTTTTG TCCCAGAAGGAGGAGATGCCCCCATGGAACTTGATGTTTATAATTTCAAAGGGCCTGGTGTGGCCCTTTCTATGTATAATGTTGATGAG TCTATTCGAGCTTTTGCTGACTCTTCAATGTCGTTGGCTCTTTCCAAGAAGTGGCCGCTATACTTGAGCACTAAAAACACTATTCTTAAAAAATACGATGGCAG GTTTAAGGACATATTTGAGGAGGTTTATGTTGAGAAATGGAAGCAGAAGTTTGAAGAAAATTCCATATG GTATGAACACCGGCTAATAGATGACATGGTGGCTTATGCACTCAAAAGTGAGGGTGGATATGTTTGGGCTTGCAAAAATTATGATGGAGATGTTATGAGTGATTTGCTTGCTCAAG GATTTGGGTCTTTGGGCCTCATGACTTCTGTGTTG TTGTCCTCAGATGGCAAGACAATAGAAGCTGAAGCAGCTCATGGGACAGTAACTCGTCATTTTCGGTTACATCAGAAAGGACAAGAAACAAGTACAAATAGTATTGCTTCAATATTTGCATGGACACGAGGCCTAGAACACAG GGCAAAATTAGATAAAAATGATAGGTTGCTGGATTTTGTTCGCAAGTTGGAGGCTGCGTGCATTGAGACCGTGGAGGGTGGAAAGATGACCAAGGATCTCGCCCTTTTGATCCATGGCCCCAA GGTATCGAGGGAGTATTACTTGAACACCGAAGAATTCATTGACGCCGTCGCAAAGAATGTTGAGAAAAAGCTTCTGGAACCTGTAGCAGTTTAA
- the LOC126610545 gene encoding glutaredoxin-like codes for MALTKAQELVSSNSVVVFSKTNCPFCVNVKQLLTQLGVTYKAIELDKESDGAQIQSALGEWTGLRTVPNVFIGGNHIGGCDKTTALHKEGKLVPLLTQAGAVAKTSA; via the exons ATGGCATTGACAAAGGCGCAGGAGCTCGTGTCCTCCAATTCGGTCGTCGTCTTCAG CAAGACGAATTGCCCGTTCTGCGTGAACGTGAAGCAGCTCTTGACTCAATTGGGAGTCACCTACAAGGCCATTGAGTTGGACAAAGAAA GTGACGGAGCTCAGATACAATCAGCTTTGGGAGAGTGGACTGGCCTGCGGACTGTGCCCAATGTTTTCATTGGTGGAAACCACATCGGTGGATGTGACA AAACAACGGCGTTGCACAAGGAAGGAAAATTGGTCCCTCTGCTGACTCAAGCCGGAGCTGTTGCCAAAACTTCTGCTTAA